CGAGCTGGCCCCCGCCCCGGTGGGCGAGTGGGGCCCGGACGTGCTGGGCGCCGGGTTCACCGCCCGGACGGTCGAGCTCCTCCCGGACGAGGACGGACCGGTCGTCGCGACCGTCGTGCGTTACCGGCCGGAGGACGACCCGGACGGCCCGCCGGCCACCCCGCCGCACGTCGCGATGCTCCACATCCACGGGTGGAACGACTACTTCCACCAGCGCGAGCTCGCCCGCCGGTGCGCGGCGCAGGGTGCCGCGTTCTACGCGGTGGACCTGCGCCGCTACGGTCGCAGCCTGCGGCCCGGCCAGCTGCGCGGCTACGTCGAGTCGCTCTCGACGTACGACGAGGAGATCCACGCCGCCCGCGACCTCATCCGCGCCGACCACCCCGGGCTCGAGGACCTCGTCCTCATGGGGCACTCGACCGGCGGGCTCACCGCGGCGCTGTGGGCCCACCGGCACCCCGGCGCCCTGCGCGCGCTCGTCCTCAACGCGCCCTGGCTCGAGCTCCAGGGCTCGGGGCTGCTGCGCGCCGTGGGCCAGCCCGTCATCGAGCGGATCGCGCGCTACCAGCCGCGTGCCGTGCTCCCGGTGCGTGACCTCGGCTTCTACACCCGGATCCTCGCGGGCGGCGGCGAGGACGTCGACCCGCTCGACGGCGAGGTGGAGGCCGAGCCCGACCCCGCGGTGACCGGCTGGGCACTGGAGCCTGCGTGGCGCACGAGCCCGAGCGCGCCGATCCGGCCGGGCTGGCTGGCGGCCGTCCTCGCGGGCCACTCCCAGGTCGCTGCCGGGCTGGCCATCACCTGCCCGGTGCTCGTCCTCGTCTCCGGCTCCTCCCACTTCGCCACGAGGTGGTCGGAGGAGATGCGCCGCGCGGACACCGTCATCGACGTCGAGCTCACCGTACGGCGAGCCGTCGGCCTGGGACCGCTCGTCACGGTCGCCCGCGTGCCGAACGCCGTGCACGACGTCTTCCTGTCCCCCGCCCGGGTGCGGGGGGAGGCCTACCGCGAGCTCACTCGCTGGCTGCGCGCCTACGCAGCTCCCGACGGCTGAGCCGGGCGCCCTCGCGGCTGGGGCGGGCGGGCACGGACTGCAGCTCCTCGCGCGCCTCGCGCAGGCTGGGCCCGTCCTCACCGAAGCGCCACGCGGCCCACGCGTCGACGGCCACCTCCCCGCCGGTGACGGCACCGGCCGCGGCCTCGGGGGCCGGGAATGCCTCCCCGGCGACGACGATCCAGCCGTCAGGGCTCAGCGTCGCCTCGCCGCGGCGGCCGTTGTCCACCCACACGATGGGGGTGGGGGCGCCGAGGCTCGCCGAGATCCGCACCAGGTCCTCGTGCGGGACCGTGCGGAACTCCCGGCGCCGCGGGCGCGTGGGAACCGTCCCGTTCCCGGCGGGCCGTGCCGCCGGGGCGGGCGTCTGCTCGTACGCGGGCGCGGCGGTGGCCGGTGCCGGGGTGGCCGGGGTGTCCGGCGTCGGCACGGTCGTCGGAGCCAGCGCGGCGGGGCCGGGGAGGCTCTCGATGACGGGCCGGGAGGGGAGCAGCCACGGCAGCGGGGCGACGGGGTGGCTGAGCTCGGCGACGTCGAGGAAGAGCCTGCCGTTGGACATCGTGCGCACGCCGAGCTCGTGGACGACGACGCCGGAGCCGACGAGCGCGTCGACGGCCCCGCGGACGTCGTCGTCGATGGCGGCGGCGGCGACGTGGACGCGCGCGGCGACGGCCGTGCCGACCGGCTGCGACTCCCGGAAGGCGTTCCAGTCGCGCCGGAAGGCAGCGAGCCCGCGGGGGTAGCTCTGGGCGATCTCGATCCAGCCGCGCTGGGTCCCGGCCCGTCCGAGGGCGGCGACGAGCGCGCTCGCGTCCAGCCGCTCGAGGACCGCGATGCTCACGACGTTGCCCGAGGGGTCCATGGCGGTCAGGCGGGGGGACCCGTCGTCGTCCTGCCAGGTGACCGGGAAGACCGGGAGCCCGAGGATGTCGAGGATCTGTGCGCGGACGGCCTCCAGCACGGCGGGGCCGACGGGGTCGTGGACGGCGTGCCCGACCTGTGCCCGGACGAGCTGGCCGGCATCGAACTCGAACAGCGGCATACGGCAGTGACCTGAACTCTCGCTCCGGCGGGGAATGGCCCCCATCCTCTCATGCAGGCCCGGCCCACGGGTCGCCCCGGAGCATGGTCTCCGCCTCCATTGCCGCGGGCCCGCACCCCACACCCGCCCCTCACCCGCCGAGCGCTGGATCGCGCGCACACCCGCGTGCAGGAGCAGCGCTCGGCGGGGGTGGCTTGGCGCGGGGGGCGGGACGGCGGCTAGCGGCGTTCGCCGGCGAGGAGCTGGGCGAGGTGGATGCCGTGGCGCCCGGCCAGCTGCTCACCCTGGGTGCGGCAGGAGTAGCCGTCGGCGAGGTAGACCGCCTCGGGGCCGGCCTCCCGCAGCGCGGGGAGCAGGGCGTTCTCGGCGACCTGGACCGAGACCTCGTAGTGCCCCTTCTCCATGCCGAAGTTCCCGGCCAGGCCGCAGCACCCGGCGAGGCGGGTGACGGTGGCGCCGGCCCGGGCGAGCACGGCGGCGTCGGCCTCCCAGCCCATGACCGAGTGGTGGTGGCAGTGCGGCTGGGCGACGACCTCGACGCCCTCGAGCGAGGGCGGCTGCCAGTCCTCCCCCGGCCCGAGCGGGGCGGGCGCGGTGAGCAGCTCGGCGAGGGTGTAGGTGCCCTCCGCGATGCTCCGGGCGCGCGGGTCGTCGGGGAACAGGTCGAGCAGGTCGTCGCGCAGGACGGCCGTGCACGAGGGCTCGACGCCGATGATCGGCACCCCGTTGACGGCGAACGGGCCCAGCACCGCCATGGTCCGCTCGAGCTGGCGGCGGGCGCCGTCGAGCTGGCCGGTGGAGATCCAGGTGAGGCCGCAGCAGGCC
Above is a genomic segment from Georgenia wutianyii containing:
- a CDS encoding alpha/beta hydrolase, translating into MPTIPFLRADRAEEPAPDDDDTSLPASPAPDGPEPVEAFDPDAALHELAPAPVGEWGPDVLGAGFTARTVELLPDEDGPVVATVVRYRPEDDPDGPPATPPHVAMLHIHGWNDYFHQRELARRCAAQGAAFYAVDLRRYGRSLRPGQLRGYVESLSTYDEEIHAARDLIRADHPGLEDLVLMGHSTGGLTAALWAHRHPGALRALVLNAPWLELQGSGLLRAVGQPVIERIARYQPRAVLPVRDLGFYTRILAGGGEDVDPLDGEVEAEPDPAVTGWALEPAWRTSPSAPIRPGWLAAVLAGHSQVAAGLAITCPVLVLVSGSSHFATRWSEEMRRADTVIDVELTVRRAVGLGPLVTVARVPNAVHDVFLSPARVRGEAYRELTRWLRAYAAPDG
- a CDS encoding restriction system modified-DNA reader domain-containing protein, producing MPLFEFDAGQLVRAQVGHAVHDPVGPAVLEAVRAQILDILGLPVFPVTWQDDDGSPRLTAMDPSGNVVSIAVLERLDASALVAALGRAGTQRGWIEIAQSYPRGLAAFRRDWNAFRESQPVGTAVAARVHVAAAAIDDDVRGAVDALVGSGVVVHELGVRTMSNGRLFLDVAELSHPVAPLPWLLPSRPVIESLPGPAALAPTTVPTPDTPATPAPATAAPAYEQTPAPAARPAGNGTVPTRPRRREFRTVPHEDLVRISASLGAPTPIVWVDNGRRGEATLSPDGWIVVAGEAFPAPEAAAGAVTGGEVAVDAWAAWRFGEDGPSLREAREELQSVPARPSREGARLSRRELRRRAASE